In Vitis vinifera cultivar Pinot Noir 40024 chromosome 11, ASM3070453v1, a genomic segment contains:
- the LOC100250770 gene encoding pre-mRNA cleavage factor Im 25 kDa subunit 1, producing MRDIWVNMSNPSPLLPVHLGHITHIPSWTATSKVTQHSDIVLRHRPVCYFASPQRFFLSRLFSAFPQALSLIFRMNYEMGSSADGDRSSSGDSSNHVLDIYPLSCYYFGSKDPLLLKEETLADRILRMKSNYSRYGSRTCVVAVILVELFKHPHLLLLQVKNSFFKLPGGRLRPGESEINGLKRKLSRKLSVNEDGDGSDWEVGECLGMWWRPDFETLLYPYLPPNVKNPKECTKLFLVKLPPSRKFIVPKNLKLLAIPLCQLHENDKTYGPIIAGVPQLLSKFSFNIIDS from the exons atgagagacaTATGGGTGAATATGAGTAACCCTTCGCCATTACTCCCTGTCCATTTGGGCCATATCACCCACATCCCTTCTTGGACCGCCACGTCCAAAGTCACCCAACATTCGGACATTGTGCTGCGTCACAGACCCGTCTGCTACTTCGCTTCTCCACAGCGCTTTTTCCTTTCTCGGTTGTTCTCGGCCTTCCCCCAAGCCTTGTCTCTGATTTTCAGGATGAATTATGAAATGGGTTCATCTGCAGATGGTGATCGGAGCAGCAGCGGTGACAGTAGTAATCATGTTCTGGACATTTACCCTCTCAGTTGTTACTACTTTGGTTCTAAAGACCCCCTTCTCCTCAAGGAGGAAACCTTGGCTGATCGAATTCTCAGAATGAAATCCAA CTATTCTAGATATGGGTCGAGGACTTGTGTGGTGGCAGTTATTCTG GTTGAGTTGTTCAAGCATCCTCATTTGTTGCTATTGCAAGTGAAAAATTCCTTCTTTAAGCTTCCTGGTGGTCGCTTAAGACCAGGTGAATCAG AGATAAATGGATTGAAACGTAAGTTATCACGCAAACTTTCTGTCAATGAAGATGGAGATGGATCTGACTGGGAG GTAGGAGAATGTCTTGGGATGTGGTGGAGGCCTGACTTTGAAACATTGTTGTATCCATATTTACCACCTAATGTAAAAAATCCTAAG GAATGTACAAAACTCTTTCTTGTAAAGTTACCACCAAGTCGGAAGTTCATCGTaccaaaaaacctaaaattgcTTGCAATTCCATTGTGCCAGCTCCATGAAAATGACAAG ACATATGGACCGATAATAGCAGGAGTCCCGCAGCTGCTGTCTAAATTTTCCTTCAACATCATTGATTCTTGA
- the LOC100247508 gene encoding mitogen-activated protein kinase kinase 2: MRRGPLNPSNLKLTLPPDEDSLTKFLTQSGTFMDGDLLVNRDGVRIVSKSEAEVPPLIKPSDNQLSLADIDTIKVIGKGAGGTVQLVQHKWTGQFFALKVIQMNIQEAALKHIAQELKINQSSQCPYVVVCYKSFYDNGAFSIILEYMDGGSLLDFLKKVKSIPEPYLAAICNQVLKGLSYLHHERHIIHRDLKPSNLLINHRGEVKITDFGVSAILTSTSGQANTFVGTYNYMSPERISGGKYGSKSDIWSLGLVLLECATGQFPYSPPEQGEGWTSFYELMEAIVDQPPPCASTNQFSAEFCSFISACIQKDPNDRKSAHELMAHPFISMYRDLNVDLATYFTNAGSPLATF, encoded by the exons ATGAGGAGAGGGCCCTTAAACCCTAGCAATCTCAAGCTCACTCTCCCTCCTGATGAGGATTCATTGACTAAGTTCCT AACTCAGAGTGGGACTTTTATGGATGGTGATCTGCTGGTCAACAGGGATGGAGTTCGAATTGTGTCTAAGAGCGAAGCTGAAGTG CCACCACTTATAAAGCCCTCTGACAACCAGTTGAGCTTGGCTGACATAGACACGATTAAAGTGATTGGGAAGGGCGCCGGTGGAACTGTGCAATTGGTGCAACATAAGTGGACTGGTCAATTTTTTGCGTTGAAG GTTATTCAAATGAATATTCAGGAGGCTGCTCTCAAGCATATTGCACAGGAGCTAAAAATTAACCAGTCATCACAATGCCCATATGTTGTCGTGTGTTACAAGTCTTTCTATGATAATGGTGCCTTTTCTATTATCTTAGAGTACATGGATGGTGGATCTCTTTTAGATTTTCTGAAAAAGGTCAAATCAATTCCAGAGCCGTATCTTGCTGCCATCTGTAATCAG GTGCTCAAGGGTTTGTCGTATCTTCATCATGAAAGACACATCATCCATAGGGACTTAAAACCTTCTAACTTGTTAATAAATCACAGAGGAGAAGTGAAGATCACCGACTTTGGTGTGAGTGCAATACTTACAAGCACCTCTGGGCAGGCAAATACTTTTGTCGGCACGTACAACTATATGTCT CCAGAGAGAATTAGTGGAGGTAAGTATGGCTCCAAAAGTGACATTTGGAGCTTGGGGTTGGTTTTGCTCGAGTGTGCCACTGGTCAGTTCCCGTATTCTCCACCAGAGCAAGGGGAAGGATGGACCAGCTTTTATGAACTTATGGAAGCCATTGTTGACCAGCCACCGCCTTGTGCATCTACTAATCAATTTTCTGCAGAATTCTGCTCTTTCATTTCTGCATG CATACAGAAAGACCCAAATGACAGAAAGTCAGCGCATGAACTTATG GCACATCCTTTTATCAGCATGTACAGAGACTTGAATGTTGATCTTGCAACATACTTCACCAATGCAGGATCTCCACTCGCTACATTTTAA